Proteins from one Pseudomonas bijieensis genomic window:
- a CDS encoding riboflavin synthase: protein MFTGIIESIGSIRALTPKGGDVRVYVETGKLDLSDVKLGDSIAVNGVCLTAVELPGNGFLADVSRETLDCTAMNDLKSGSPVNLEKALTPTTRLGGHLVSGHVDGVGEVVSRTDNARAVEFRIRAPKELAKYIAHKGSITVDGTSLTVNAVDGAEFLLTIIPHTLSETIMASYRPGRRVNLEVDLLARYLERLLLGEKAAEPAAGNITESFLAANGYLKS from the coding sequence ATGTTTACCGGCATCATCGAATCCATCGGCAGCATCCGCGCACTGACCCCCAAGGGCGGCGATGTGCGGGTCTACGTCGAAACCGGCAAGCTCGACCTGAGCGACGTCAAGTTGGGCGACAGCATTGCGGTCAACGGCGTGTGCCTGACCGCCGTCGAGTTGCCGGGCAACGGTTTCCTGGCGGATGTCAGCCGCGAAACCCTCGACTGCACCGCCATGAACGACCTCAAGAGTGGTAGCCCGGTCAACCTGGAAAAAGCCCTGACGCCGACCACCCGCTTGGGCGGCCACTTGGTCAGCGGCCACGTCGATGGCGTCGGCGAAGTGGTTTCGCGCACCGATAACGCCCGCGCCGTGGAGTTTCGCATCCGCGCGCCCAAGGAACTGGCCAAGTACATCGCCCACAAAGGCTCGATCACCGTCGACGGCACCAGCCTGACGGTCAATGCGGTGGATGGCGCCGAGTTCCTGCTGACGATCATTCCCCATACCCTGAGCGAAACCATCATGGCTTCGTACCGGCCGGGGCGCCGGGTCAACCTGGAAGTCGACTTGCTGGCCCGGTACCTGGAGCGCCTGCTGTTGGGCGAAAAGGCCGCAGAGCCTGCAGCCGGTAATATCACTGAAAGCTTTCTGGCCGCCAACGGCTACCTCAAATCCTGA
- the ribD gene encoding bifunctional diaminohydroxyphosphoribosylaminopyrimidine deaminase/5-amino-6-(5-phosphoribosylamino)uracil reductase RibD — MTVPAQQAVLDAHYMARALELARRGHYTTHPNPRVGCVIVRDGQIVGEGWHIRAGEPHAEVHALRAAAEQARGATAYVTLEPCSHHGRTPPCADALVNAGVARVVAAMQDPNPEVAGRGLQRLAQAGIATESGVLEGEARKLNEGFLKRMEHGLPFVRVKLAMSLDGRTAMESGESQWITGPAARSAVQRLRAQASVVLTGADTVLADNARLTVRADELGLDPEQTALAMSRPPLRVLVDGRLRVPLDAAFFKAGPALVATCMAVEEQYANGPECMIVAGEDGQVDLRRLLVELAGRGVNEVLVEAGPRLAGAFARQGLVDEFQIFIAGKFLGSSARPLLDWPLAQMKDAPELKITEIRAVGDDWRVTAVPVPQASV; from the coding sequence ATGACCGTTCCGGCGCAGCAGGCCGTCCTCGACGCCCACTACATGGCCCGTGCCCTGGAGTTGGCGCGGCGCGGTCACTACACCACCCACCCCAATCCCCGGGTCGGTTGCGTGATCGTGCGCGACGGGCAGATTGTCGGCGAAGGCTGGCACATCCGCGCTGGCGAGCCCCATGCCGAAGTCCACGCCCTGCGCGCTGCCGCTGAACAGGCCCGGGGCGCCACGGCCTACGTGACCCTCGAACCGTGCAGCCATCACGGTCGTACGCCGCCGTGTGCCGACGCGCTGGTCAATGCCGGCGTGGCACGGGTGGTGGCAGCGATGCAGGACCCCAACCCGGAAGTGGCCGGGCGAGGCCTGCAACGGCTGGCCCAGGCCGGTATCGCTACTGAAAGCGGCGTACTGGAAGGCGAGGCGCGCAAGCTCAATGAAGGTTTCCTCAAGCGCATGGAACACGGCCTGCCGTTCGTGCGGGTCAAGCTTGCCATGAGCCTCGATGGCCGCACGGCCATGGAAAGCGGCGAAAGCCAGTGGATCACCGGTCCGGCCGCACGTTCGGCGGTACAACGCCTGCGCGCCCAGGCCAGTGTGGTGCTGACCGGCGCCGATACGGTGCTGGCGGACAATGCCCGGCTGACCGTGCGCGCCGATGAACTCGGGCTGGACCCGGAGCAGACCGCGTTGGCCATGAGCCGTCCGCCGCTGCGGGTGCTGGTGGACGGTCGTTTGCGGGTGCCGCTCGACGCAGCGTTCTTCAAGGCCGGCCCGGCGCTGGTCGCTACCTGCATGGCGGTGGAAGAACAGTACGCCAACGGCCCCGAATGCATGATCGTGGCGGGCGAGGACGGACAGGTCGATCTGCGTCGGCTGCTGGTGGAGCTGGCGGGGCGGGGCGTCAACGAGGTGTTGGTGGAGGCCGGTCCGCGTCTGGCGGGGGCTTTCGCACGGCAAGGCTTGGTGGACGAATTCCAGATTTTCATCGCCGGCAAGTTCCTCGGGTCTTCGGCTCGGCCGCTGTTGGACTGGCCGCTGGCGCAGATGAAAGATGCCCCGGAACTGAAAATCACTGAAATCCGCGCCGTGGGCGATGACTGGCGAGTCACCGCCGTCCCCGTTCCCCAGGCGAGCGTATAA
- a CDS encoding DUF2796 domain-containing protein, whose protein sequence is MRRLLLALPFALLPLAVAHAAAEHDHDHEHGSLGAHEHGVARLNASLDGEILELELESPAMNLVGFEHAATSAADKAKVAAVRAKLEKPAALINLADAKCTLEQKVLKSPLFGDEPDHEEPADEDGDEHHEHSEIHAQYRFRCVAPGSLTHLDLAPLFKEFPATQKILVQLIGPSGQQGGEMTAQAPALKF, encoded by the coding sequence ATGCGTCGTCTGCTTCTCGCTTTGCCGTTCGCCCTGCTGCCATTGGCTGTCGCTCACGCGGCTGCCGAGCATGACCACGATCATGAGCACGGCAGTCTCGGCGCCCATGAGCACGGGGTCGCCCGCCTCAACGCCTCGCTGGACGGCGAGATCCTGGAGCTGGAACTGGAAAGCCCGGCGATGAATCTGGTGGGCTTCGAACACGCCGCCACCAGCGCCGCCGACAAAGCCAAGGTGGCCGCTGTCCGGGCGAAGCTGGAGAAGCCGGCGGCGCTGATCAATCTGGCCGATGCCAAATGCACCCTGGAGCAGAAGGTGCTAAAAAGCCCATTGTTCGGTGACGAACCGGACCACGAAGAGCCTGCCGACGAGGATGGCGACGAGCACCACGAACACAGCGAAATCCACGCTCAATACCGGTTCCGCTGCGTCGCGCCTGGTTCCTTGACCCATCTGGACCTGGCACCACTGTTCAAGGAATTCCCCGCCACCCAGAAAATCCTGGTGCAACTGATCGGCCCGAGCGGCCAGCAAGGCGGGGAAATGACGGCCCAGGCACCTGCCCTGAAGTTCTGA
- the nrdR gene encoding transcriptional regulator NrdR → MHCPFCGANDTKVIDSRLVAEGEQVRRRRECLACGERFTTFETAELVLPRLIKTDGSRQPFDEEKLRAGMQRALEKRPVSVERLEAALVHIKHKLRATGEREVKSLVVGELVMAELQKLDEVAYIRFASVYRRFQDLNEFREEIDRLAREPVKE, encoded by the coding sequence ATGCACTGTCCCTTCTGCGGTGCCAACGACACCAAGGTCATCGACTCGCGACTGGTCGCCGAGGGCGAACAAGTCCGCCGCCGCCGCGAATGCCTGGCTTGCGGTGAGCGTTTCACGACGTTCGAGACCGCTGAACTGGTGTTGCCGCGCCTGATCAAAACCGACGGCAGCCGCCAGCCGTTCGACGAAGAAAAACTGCGCGCCGGCATGCAGCGCGCCCTGGAAAAACGCCCGGTGAGCGTCGAGCGCCTGGAAGCGGCGCTGGTGCACATCAAGCACAAGCTGCGGGCCACTGGCGAGCGCGAGGTCAAGTCCCTGGTGGTCGGTGAGCTGGTGATGGCCGAGCTGCAGAAGCTCGATGAAGTCGCCTACATCCGTTTCGCCTCGGTGTACCGGCGCTTCCAGGACCTGAACGAGTTCCGCGAAGAAATCGACCGCCTGGCCCGCGAACCGGTGAAAGAATGA
- a CDS encoding ABC transporter ATP-binding protein has translation MTQALIELSDLGFSWPGHPPLLDIPAFRLEAGETLFLKGPSGSGKTTLLGLLGGVQTPDRGSIRLLGQELSELGAGRRDRFRVDHTGYIFQQFNLLPFLSVRENVELPCHFSKLRAERAIQRHGSVDQAAATLLAHLGLTDPSLLGRRADSLSIGQQQRVAAARALIGQPELVIADEPTSALDYDARENFLRLLFAECREAGSSLLFVSHDQSLAPLFDRNLSLADLNRAATPLEV, from the coding sequence ATGACCCAAGCACTCATCGAACTTTCCGACCTGGGCTTCAGTTGGCCCGGGCATCCGCCGTTGCTGGATATCCCGGCGTTTCGCCTGGAAGCGGGTGAAACCTTGTTCCTCAAGGGCCCGAGCGGCAGCGGCAAGACCACGCTGCTGGGGCTTCTGGGCGGAGTGCAAACGCCGGATCGCGGCAGCATCCGCCTGCTCGGCCAGGAGCTCAGCGAACTGGGCGCCGGCCGCCGCGACCGCTTTCGCGTCGACCACACCGGCTACATCTTCCAGCAATTCAACCTGCTGCCGTTTCTCTCCGTACGGGAGAACGTCGAGCTGCCCTGCCACTTTTCCAAGCTCCGTGCAGAACGGGCCATCCAGCGTCACGGCAGCGTCGATCAAGCCGCCGCCACACTGCTGGCGCACCTGGGGCTGACCGATCCAAGCCTGCTGGGGCGCCGCGCCGACTCGTTGTCCATCGGCCAGCAACAACGGGTCGCCGCCGCCCGGGCATTGATCGGCCAACCGGAACTGGTGATCGCCGACGAACCAACCTCGGCCCTGGACTACGACGCCCGGGAAAACTTCCTGCGGTTGTTGTTCGCCGAATGCCGCGAGGCCGGCTCGAGCCTGTTGTTCGTCAGCCACGACCAGAGCCTGGCACCGCTGTTCGACCGCAACCTGTCGCTGGCCGATCTCAATCGCGCCGCCACGCCACTCGAGGTCTGA
- a CDS encoding ABC transporter permease, producing the protein MYLFRLAMASLANRRFTAILTAFAIALSVCLLLAVERVRTEARASFASTISGTDLIVGARSGSVNLLLYSVFRIGNATNNIRWDSFEHFASNPKVKWAIPMSLGDSHRGYRVMGTTEAYFEHYQYGRQQHLELADGRAFASDPFEVVLGAEVAEALHYKLGDKLVLAHGVAAISLVKHDDKPFTVVGILKRTGTPVDRTLHISLGGMEAIHIDWKNGVPAQGNGRISADQARNMDLTPQAITAFMLGLNSKISTFALQREINEFRGEPLLAILPGVALQELWSLMGTAEKALFVISLFVVLTGLIGMLTAILTSLNERRREMAILRSVGARPWHIATLLVLEAFALALAGVVSGLALLYIGIAAAQGYVQSAYGLYLPLGWPSEYEWTLMAGILLAALLMGSVPAWRAYRQSLADGLSIRL; encoded by the coding sequence ATGTATTTGTTCCGTCTAGCCATGGCCAGCCTGGCGAACCGCCGCTTCACTGCGATCCTCACCGCTTTCGCCATCGCCCTGTCGGTGTGCCTGCTGCTGGCGGTGGAACGGGTGCGCACCGAGGCGCGGGCCAGTTTCGCCAGCACCATCAGCGGCACCGACCTGATCGTCGGTGCGCGCTCCGGTTCGGTAAACCTGCTGCTGTATTCGGTGTTTCGCATCGGCAACGCCACCAACAATATCCGCTGGGACAGCTTCGAACACTTCGCCAGCAACCCGAAAGTGAAGTGGGCGATCCCCATGTCTCTCGGCGATTCTCATCGTGGTTATCGAGTGATGGGCACCACCGAGGCCTACTTCGAACACTACCAGTACGGTCGCCAGCAACACCTGGAATTGGCCGATGGCCGGGCTTTCGCCAGCGACCCTTTCGAAGTGGTGCTCGGCGCCGAAGTGGCCGAGGCACTGCATTACAAGCTCGGCGACAAACTGGTGCTGGCCCACGGCGTGGCGGCGATCAGCCTGGTCAAGCATGACGACAAGCCCTTCACCGTGGTCGGCATCCTCAAGCGCACCGGTACGCCGGTGGACCGTACGCTGCACATCAGCCTCGGTGGCATGGAGGCGATCCACATCGACTGGAAGAACGGCGTGCCGGCCCAGGGCAATGGCCGCATCAGCGCCGACCAGGCCCGCAACATGGACCTTACGCCCCAAGCGATCACGGCATTCATGCTCGGCCTCAACAGCAAGATTTCCACCTTTGCCTTGCAGCGCGAGATCAACGAGTTCCGCGGCGAACCGTTGCTGGCGATCCTGCCGGGCGTGGCGCTGCAAGAGTTGTGGAGCCTGATGGGCACGGCGGAAAAAGCCTTGTTCGTGATTTCGTTGTTCGTGGTGCTGACCGGGTTGATCGGCATGCTCACGGCGATCCTCACCAGCCTCAACGAACGCCGCCGGGAAATGGCGATCCTGCGTTCGGTGGGCGCGCGACCGTGGCACATCGCGACGCTGCTGGTGCTCGAAGCCTTTGCCCTGGCCCTGGCCGGGGTCGTCTCCGGACTGGCCTTGCTGTACATCGGCATCGCCGCCGCCCAGGGTTACGTGCAGTCGGCCTACGGTTTGTACTTGCCGCTGGGTTGGCCCAGCGAATATGAATGGACGCTCATGGCTGGCATCCTGCTCGCCGCCCTGCTGATGGGCAGCGTGCCCGCCTGGCGCGCCTATCGCCAATCGTTGGCCGATGGCCTGTCGATCCGTTTATGA
- a CDS encoding class I SAM-dependent methyltransferase, producing MNAPQDLQRALGELLGDARLVACPLPDTDLKLWLIDGDNMDRAFSPEETRRILHEPPYWSFCWASGLAMARYLAEQPQWVEGKRVLDFGAGSGVAGIAAVKAGALEVVACDLDPLAIAACQANAALNDVELGYSTDFFAEADRFDLILVADVLYDRANLPLLDQFLSRGREALVADSRVRDFQHPLYRRIEMLEAMTLPDLAEPEEFRHVSLYHARREL from the coding sequence ATGAATGCACCGCAAGACCTGCAACGGGCGTTGGGCGAGTTACTGGGCGACGCGCGCCTGGTGGCCTGCCCGCTGCCCGACACTGACTTGAAATTGTGGCTGATCGACGGCGACAACATGGACCGCGCCTTCAGCCCGGAAGAAACCCGCCGCATCCTCCACGAACCGCCTTACTGGAGCTTCTGCTGGGCCAGCGGCCTGGCGATGGCGCGCTACCTGGCCGAACAGCCGCAGTGGGTCGAGGGCAAGCGGGTATTGGATTTTGGCGCCGGTTCCGGCGTGGCGGGCATTGCGGCGGTCAAGGCCGGGGCGCTGGAGGTGGTGGCCTGCGACCTGGACCCACTGGCGATTGCCGCGTGCCAGGCCAATGCCGCGCTCAATGACGTAGAGCTGGGTTATTCGACGGATTTCTTTGCCGAGGCCGATCGCTTCGACCTGATCCTGGTCGCCGACGTGCTCTACGACCGGGCCAACCTGCCGCTGCTCGATCAGTTCCTCAGCCGTGGCCGCGAGGCCCTGGTGGCCGATTCCCGGGTGCGGGATTTCCAGCATCCGCTTTACCGGCGCATCGAAATGCTGGAAGCCATGACTTTGCCGGACCTGGCTGAGCCGGAAGAGTTTCGGCATGTGAGCCTGTACCACGCGCGGCGCGAGCTTTAA
- a CDS encoding OmpW/AlkL family protein — MHKSLLSASLVALALAVPLAQAHTAGDIIVRAGAITVNPEADSSSVKVDRGPLAGADLGGKATMSSDTQLGLNFAYMITNNLGIELLAASPFEHDVKIKGTALGAANNKLGTLKHLPPTLSLVYYPLDAKSAFQPYVGAGINYTWIYDEHVGSEASANGFSNFRASNSWGMAWQVGADYMLTDNIMINGQVRYIDIDTTAYVDNNAVAGGTRAKVNVDVDPWIYMVGLGYKF, encoded by the coding sequence ATGCACAAGTCCTTGCTCAGCGCTTCCCTCGTCGCCCTCGCGCTCGCCGTCCCACTCGCCCAGGCCCACACCGCTGGCGACATCATCGTTCGCGCCGGTGCCATTACCGTCAATCCAGAGGCCGACAGTTCCAGCGTCAAAGTCGACCGTGGCCCGCTGGCCGGTGCCGACCTGGGCGGCAAGGCGACCATGAGCAGCGACACGCAACTGGGCCTGAACTTCGCCTACATGATCACCAACAACCTGGGGATCGAACTGCTGGCGGCCTCGCCGTTCGAGCACGACGTGAAGATCAAAGGCACCGCCTTGGGCGCGGCCAACAACAAGCTCGGCACCCTCAAGCACCTGCCGCCAACCCTGAGCCTGGTCTACTATCCGCTCGACGCCAAGTCGGCGTTCCAGCCTTATGTCGGCGCCGGCATCAACTACACCTGGATCTACGACGAACACGTCGGCAGCGAAGCCAGCGCCAACGGCTTCAGCAACTTTCGCGCAAGCAACAGCTGGGGCATGGCGTGGCAAGTGGGCGCGGACTACATGTTGACCGACAACATCATGATCAACGGCCAGGTTCGCTACATCGACATCGACACCACTGCATATGTGGACAACAACGCCGTGGCCGGCGGGACCCGGGCCAAGGTGAATGTCGATGTGGATCCGTGGATCTACATGGTGGGGTTGGGCTACAAGTTCTAA
- a CDS encoding sugar nucleotide-binding protein has translation MRMRLMLLGGGNALGQALIRLGAEEDIGFLAPRPPEDGWDAASLTQLLDDTRPDALINLAYYFDWFQAEAVSEQRLAGQERAVERLAGLCQHHNIILLQPSSYRVFDGSRATAYSEKDEPVPLGLRGQALWRIEQSVRATCPQHVLLRFGWLLDDSADGILGRFLARAEQPEELLLADDRRGNPTPVDDAARVIISVLKQLDCAAPLWGTYHYAGHEATTPLALGQAILTEARALHPLAIESPTPQAHAARPDAAEEPQHAVLACKKILHTFGIKPRAWRAALPGLLDRFYRHG, from the coding sequence ATGCGAATGCGCCTTATGTTACTGGGCGGCGGAAATGCCCTTGGGCAGGCGCTGATTCGCCTCGGTGCAGAAGAAGACATCGGTTTTCTTGCCCCCCGCCCGCCCGAAGACGGTTGGGATGCCGCGAGCCTGACGCAACTGCTCGACGACACCCGCCCGGACGCCTTGATCAACCTGGCGTACTACTTCGACTGGTTTCAGGCCGAGGCCGTCAGCGAGCAGCGCCTGGCCGGCCAGGAGCGCGCGGTCGAGCGCCTGGCCGGGCTGTGCCAGCATCACAACATCATCTTGTTGCAACCGTCGAGCTATCGGGTGTTCGACGGCTCCCGCGCCACCGCCTACAGCGAAAAGGACGAGCCCGTGCCTTTGGGCCTACGCGGCCAGGCGTTGTGGCGGATCGAGCAAAGTGTGCGCGCCACCTGCCCGCAGCATGTGCTGCTGCGTTTCGGCTGGCTGCTGGACGACAGCGCCGACGGCATCCTCGGACGTTTCCTGGCCCGGGCCGAGCAGCCTGAAGAGCTACTGCTGGCGGATGACCGGCGGGGTAATCCAACGCCGGTGGACGATGCCGCGCGGGTGATCATCTCGGTGCTCAAGCAACTCGATTGCGCCGCGCCGCTGTGGGGCACCTACCATTACGCCGGCCACGAGGCGACCACGCCGCTGGCACTGGGCCAGGCGATCCTCACCGAAGCCCGCGCCCTGCATCCCCTGGCAATTGAGTCGCCCACCCCCCAGGCCCACGCCGCACGGCCGGACGCGGCGGAAGAACCGCAGCACGCGGTCCTGGCCTGCAAGAAAATTCTGCACACTTTCGGGATCAAGCCCCGCGCCTGGCGCGCGGCACTCCCGGGCTTACTGGATAGGTTTTATCGTCATGGCTGA
- a CDS encoding DUF3299 domain-containing protein has translation MPRALLALLLIVALPLWAAEPRDLAWSEMIPPDAPPEVPNMTPLHDLSKMGDALAAESAPAAKQDLPNAPVVKALDGQQIRLPGYIVPLEVSEEGRTTDFLLVPYFGACIHVPPPPSNQIVHVKSEVGVKLDELYQPYWVEGPMQVKPSTSELADAGYQMEAQKIYVYELPE, from the coding sequence ATGCCCCGCGCCCTGCTTGCGCTGTTGTTGATAGTCGCCCTGCCGCTGTGGGCGGCCGAGCCGAGGGACTTGGCCTGGTCGGAAATGATCCCGCCAGACGCGCCGCCGGAAGTGCCGAACATGACCCCGCTGCACGACCTGTCGAAGATGGGTGACGCGTTGGCCGCCGAATCCGCGCCAGCGGCCAAGCAGGACCTGCCCAACGCCCCGGTGGTCAAGGCTCTCGACGGCCAGCAGATTCGTCTGCCGGGCTACATCGTGCCGCTGGAAGTCAGCGAGGAAGGCCGCACCACGGACTTCTTGCTGGTGCCGTACTTCGGCGCCTGCATCCACGTACCGCCACCGCCGTCCAATCAGATCGTGCATGTGAAAAGCGAGGTCGGGGTCAAGCTCGACGAGTTGTACCAGCCGTACTGGGTCGAGGGGCCGATGCAGGTCAAGCCGTCCACCAGCGAACTGGCGGATGCCGGGTATCAGATGGAGGCGCAGAAGATTTATGTGTATGAGCTGCCGGAGTGA
- a CDS encoding NAD-dependent epimerase/dehydratase family protein: protein MAEGPVLITGGAGFIGSHLTDALLAKGHSVRILDDLSTGKRSNLPLDNPAVELIEGDVADAALVARAMAGCSAVAHLAAVASVQASVDDPVRTHQSNFIGTLNVCEAMRQAGVKRVLFASSAAVYGNNGEGESIDEDTPKAPLTPYASDKLASEFYLDFYRRQHALEPVVFRFFNIYGPRQDPSSPYSGVISIFSERAQKGLPITVFGDGEQTRDFVYVEDLVDLLVQAIEKPEVEVGAVNVGWNQATTLKQMLQALAAVVGDLPPISYGPARSGDIRHSRADNRRLLERFSFPAQTPMSVGLARLLGR, encoded by the coding sequence ATGGCTGAAGGCCCTGTTTTAATCACTGGCGGCGCGGGTTTCATTGGTTCGCACCTGACCGACGCCTTGCTCGCCAAGGGACATTCGGTACGCATCCTCGATGACCTGTCCACCGGCAAGCGCAGCAACCTGCCGCTGGACAACCCGGCGGTCGAACTGATCGAGGGCGATGTCGCCGATGCCGCACTCGTGGCCCGGGCCATGGCCGGTTGCAGCGCGGTGGCGCACCTGGCGGCGGTGGCCTCGGTGCAGGCTTCGGTGGACGACCCGGTGCGCACCCACCAGAGCAACTTCATCGGCACCCTGAACGTTTGCGAGGCCATGCGCCAGGCCGGCGTGAAACGGGTGCTGTTCGCCTCCAGCGCAGCGGTTTATGGCAACAACGGCGAAGGCGAGTCCATCGACGAGGACACGCCCAAGGCCCCGCTCACGCCGTATGCCTCGGACAAGCTGGCCAGCGAGTTCTACCTGGACTTCTATCGCCGCCAGCACGCCCTGGAGCCGGTGGTGTTTCGCTTCTTCAACATCTACGGCCCGCGCCAGGATCCGTCCTCGCCGTACTCCGGGGTCATCAGCATCTTCAGCGAACGGGCACAGAAAGGCCTGCCGATCACTGTGTTCGGCGACGGCGAGCAAACCCGGGATTTTGTCTATGTCGAAGATTTGGTGGACTTGCTGGTGCAGGCCATCGAGAAGCCCGAGGTGGAAGTGGGCGCGGTGAACGTCGGCTGGAACCAGGCCACGACCCTCAAGCAGATGCTCCAGGCCCTGGCCGCCGTGGTGGGCGACCTGCCACCGATCAGCTACGGCCCGGCGCGCTCCGGCGACATCCGTCATTCGCGGGCTGACAATCGCCGCCTCTTGGAACGCTTCAGCTTTCCAGCGCAAACGCCGATGAGCGTGGGGCTGGCGCGGCTGCTGGGACGCTGA
- the trxA gene encoding thioredoxin, with amino-acid sequence MTQETPYIFDATTADFDQSVIANSFHKPVLVDFWAEWCAPCKALMPMLQTIAESYRGELLLAKVNCDIEQDIVARFGIRSLPTVVLFKDGQPVDGFAGAQPESAVRAMLEPHVQMPPPAAADPFEQAQALFDDGRFADAEAVLTVLLGEDNTNAKALILYARCLTERGELDEAQTVLDAVKSDEHKAALAGAKAQIQFLGLAKHLPDAADLKARLAKDPQDDEAVYQLAIQQLARQQYEAALDALLKLFVRNRSYSEGLPHKTLLQVFELLGNDHPLVTTYRRKLFAALY; translated from the coding sequence ATGACTCAGGAAACGCCCTACATCTTCGACGCCACCACGGCCGACTTCGACCAATCGGTGATCGCCAACTCTTTCCACAAACCGGTGCTGGTGGATTTCTGGGCCGAGTGGTGTGCGCCGTGCAAGGCGCTGATGCCGATGCTGCAAACCATCGCCGAGAGCTATCGGGGTGAGCTGCTGCTGGCCAAGGTCAACTGCGATATCGAGCAGGACATCGTCGCCCGCTTCGGTATTCGCAGCCTGCCCACGGTGGTGTTGTTCAAGGATGGCCAGCCGGTTGACGGCTTTGCCGGTGCCCAGCCGGAATCGGCGGTGCGGGCGATGCTCGAGCCCCATGTGCAGATGCCGCCGCCGGCCGCCGCCGATCCGTTCGAACAGGCCCAGGCGCTGTTCGACGACGGGCGTTTCGCCGATGCCGAAGCCGTGCTCACGGTGTTGCTGGGTGAAGACAACACCAACGCCAAGGCCCTGATCCTGTATGCCCGCTGCCTGACCGAGCGCGGCGAGCTGGACGAAGCCCAGACCGTGCTCGACGCGGTGAAAAGCGACGAGCACAAGGCCGCCCTTGCCGGAGCCAAGGCGCAGATCCAGTTCCTCGGCCTGGCCAAGCATCTACCGGACGCCGCCGACCTCAAGGCCCGCCTGGCGAAAGACCCGCAGGACGACGAAGCGGTGTACCAGTTGGCGATCCAGCAACTGGCGCGCCAGCAGTACGAAGCGGCCCTCGATGCGCTGCTCAAGCTGTTCGTACGTAACCGCAGCTACAGCGAAGGCCTGCCCCACAAGACCTTGCTGCAAGTGTTCGAACTGCTGGGCAACGATCATCCGCTGGTGACGACCTATCGTCGCAAGCTGTTCGCGGCGTTGTACTAG
- a CDS encoding YbaY family lipoprotein, protein MPLRSLVLLSFFSLLMACSSDAPKPAAPAPAPAPKQAQEKARQAAELGPLPAYQRELSGTLQGVPAGAEVELALLVIDDKDRPQQLLASSSLIGTNQALPFRLRFNPDAFPVGARVELRGRASQSGQLILHLPEQRISQPTTQALGTLQFVKAP, encoded by the coding sequence ATGCCGCTACGATCGCTCGTTTTGCTCAGTTTTTTCAGCCTGCTGATGGCGTGCAGCAGCGATGCCCCCAAACCGGCTGCGCCCGCACCGGCCCCGGCGCCGAAACAGGCTCAGGAAAAGGCTCGCCAGGCTGCCGAGCTGGGACCACTGCCGGCTTATCAGCGGGAATTGAGCGGCACCCTGCAAGGCGTACCGGCCGGGGCCGAGGTCGAATTGGCGCTGCTGGTGATCGATGACAAGGACCGTCCGCAGCAACTGCTCGCCAGTTCCAGCCTGATCGGCACCAACCAGGCCCTGCCCTTCCGCTTGCGTTTCAACCCCGATGCCTTTCCGGTCGGCGCCCGGGTGGAACTGCGCGGCCGTGCCAGCCAGTCCGGCCAATTGATCCTGCACCTGCCGGAACAACGCATCAGCCAACCGACCACCCAGGCGTTGGGCACCCTGCAATTCGTCAAAGCGCCATGA